In Shouchella patagoniensis, the following are encoded in one genomic region:
- a CDS encoding ABC transporter ATP-binding protein: MALLTLNQITVAYQKQDILKDFHLEIDKGKLISLLGPSGCGKTTTLRLIAGFLESKAGSFTFNDQDYTRVPVSKRNFGFVFQNYALFPHLSVYDNIAFGLKLRKQSKQEMRKRIKDVLEVVNLIGFEDRFPKELSGGQRQRVAIARALVIEPDLLLFDEPLSNLDANLRESMRVEIRRIQQELGITTVYVSHDQEECFSISDQVAIMNNGVIEQLHTPAHIYRYPKTQFVAEFIGFKNFLTFNKRSETDASWQFTAGDERFLVAKHEDSSLGMTGAIRPDDLCLLQGTAKAAEDNHVAGSIKVCTFLGRSYQCVVETAIGVFTVNADIAAPLEPATPVTLYFPDKKIVVVQ, translated from the coding sequence ATGGCTTTATTAACCCTCAACCAAATAACCGTTGCCTATCAAAAACAGGATATTTTAAAAGATTTCCACTTAGAAATTGACAAAGGGAAACTAATTTCATTACTTGGCCCTAGCGGTTGCGGAAAAACAACAACGCTCCGTTTAATTGCCGGCTTCCTTGAATCAAAAGCTGGAAGCTTTACCTTTAATGATCAAGATTACACGCGTGTTCCAGTTTCAAAACGCAATTTCGGATTTGTTTTCCAAAACTATGCGTTGTTCCCTCACTTATCTGTGTATGACAACATCGCTTTCGGCCTAAAACTTCGCAAACAATCAAAACAAGAGATGCGAAAACGAATTAAAGATGTGCTGGAAGTGGTGAACTTAATTGGTTTTGAAGATCGTTTTCCAAAAGAACTATCAGGTGGTCAACGCCAACGTGTCGCGATCGCCCGAGCACTCGTCATCGAACCAGATTTACTTTTATTCGATGAACCACTGAGCAATTTGGATGCCAATCTTCGAGAAAGCATGCGTGTAGAAATTCGCAGAATTCAACAAGAACTTGGCATTACCACTGTCTATGTATCTCATGATCAAGAAGAATGTTTCTCAATTTCCGACCAGGTAGCCATTATGAATAATGGTGTAATCGAACAACTCCATACGCCAGCCCATATTTATCGTTACCCTAAAACACAGTTCGTTGCCGAATTTATTGGATTTAAAAATTTCCTCACTTTTAATAAACGGTCAGAAACTGACGCATCTTGGCAATTTACGGCTGGTGATGAACGCTTTTTAGTTGCAAAACATGAAGATTCTAGCCTCGGTATGACCGGCGCCATTCGGCCTGATGATCTTTGCCTACTTCAAGGAACAGCAAAAGCTGCGGAAGACAACCATGTTGCGGGTTCGATCAAAGTGTGCACATTCCTTGGGCGCAGTTATCAATGCGTTGTGGAAACAGCAATTGGCGTGTTTACAGTTAACGCAGACATCGCTGCACCTCTTGAACCAGCGACACCTGTCACGCTTTATTTTCCAGATAAAAAAATTGTTGTAGTGCAATAG
- a CDS encoding ABC transporter permease — protein MNQSKHISLGIVTFFIFLFLLGPLFIIFAASFEPTTVLQFPPSGFSLEWYQNIFAISAFMETFKLSMFISLLGNLCALLLGIPAAYALSRFDFPGKSFFNAFFVSPILIPGTVLGFTFLRYLIVSYQLPLEAALFIGHTILMLPFIIRVIASSMATFDFSIEEAAISLGSSRIGAFFTVILPNIKSGIIASVLIAFLESFNNVDISVFLTGPGLSTLPIQMLTYVEHYFDPTVAAISVLLMVFTALFMFLIERLVGLSHFTKR, from the coding sequence ATGAATCAATCAAAACATATTAGCCTTGGGATCGTGACGTTTTTTATTTTTTTATTTTTACTTGGCCCGCTCTTTATTATTTTCGCCGCTTCTTTTGAGCCGACAACGGTTCTTCAATTTCCACCAAGCGGTTTTTCGCTTGAATGGTATCAAAACATTTTCGCCATCTCTGCTTTTATGGAAACATTTAAACTATCGATGTTCATTAGCTTGCTTGGAAATTTATGCGCGCTTTTACTTGGTATACCTGCCGCATATGCATTAAGTCGCTTTGACTTTCCTGGCAAAAGTTTCTTCAATGCTTTTTTCGTTTCGCCAATTCTCATTCCCGGTACGGTTCTTGGCTTTACGTTTCTCCGTTATTTGATCGTCAGCTACCAGTTGCCACTTGAAGCGGCGCTTTTTATTGGGCATACGATCCTGATGTTACCTTTTATTATTCGCGTCATCGCTTCAAGTATGGCGACCTTTGATTTTTCAATTGAAGAAGCAGCGATCAGCCTTGGTTCAAGCAGGATTGGCGCATTTTTCACCGTCATCCTCCCTAATATTAAATCAGGCATTATTGCGTCAGTGCTCATCGCTTTCCTTGAGTCTTTTAATAACGTCGATATCTCAGTGTTTTTAACTGGTCCCGGACTGAGCACATTGCCCATTCAAATGCTAACGTACGTGGAGCATTACTTTGATCCGACTGTTGCTGCAATCTCTGTTTTATTAATGGTGTTCACTGCGCTCTTCATGTTCCTAATCGAACGACTTGTTGGCTTGTCCCACTTTACCAAACGCTAA
- a CDS encoding ABC transporter permease, with protein sequence MLIPLVLTISSTFIDDGNFSLRGYLDFLTDAYFLDILWTTLYVALLTTFFCIIFAFPVAYYMSKLKGSKKALLLMLTIFPLLVSPVVRSFSWMIILGRNGLLNDFLLSIGFINEPLTILYTPAAVAIGLVHLFLPLMIVTLVGVMENIDTDLLSAAESLGASKAKAFLKVMFPLCMPGLVIGSTLVFVGSFTAYTTPALLGGQQRVISTFLYQNAITLNDWNAAAMVATIMIVITFVVTGLFQKIATILNPRGS encoded by the coding sequence ATGCTTATCCCACTGGTTTTAACGATCAGTTCAACCTTCATAGATGATGGCAATTTTTCGCTTAGAGGCTATCTGGACTTTTTAACGGATGCCTATTTCTTAGATATTCTTTGGACAACCCTTTATGTCGCACTACTGACAACGTTTTTCTGTATTATCTTTGCTTTTCCTGTGGCTTACTATATGTCCAAATTAAAAGGCAGCAAAAAAGCACTTCTTTTAATGCTCACGATTTTCCCTTTATTGGTAAGCCCGGTCGTTCGCTCATTTAGTTGGATGATTATTCTAGGTCGCAATGGTCTTTTAAATGATTTTCTCCTTTCCATTGGATTCATTAATGAGCCATTAACCATTCTATATACCCCTGCTGCAGTTGCAATCGGGTTGGTGCACTTATTCTTGCCACTCATGATCGTGACACTTGTAGGCGTAATGGAAAACATTGATACTGATTTGCTGAGTGCAGCTGAAAGCCTCGGTGCTTCTAAAGCAAAAGCTTTTTTGAAAGTCATGTTCCCGCTATGTATGCCTGGCCTTGTAATAGGTAGCACACTCGTGTTTGTTGGCAGTTTTACTGCATATACAACACCAGCCCTTCTTGGCGGACAACAGCGGGTCATTTCCACCTTTCTCTATCAGAATGCCATTACGCTTAATGATTGGAATGCCGCGGCAATGGTTGCAACAATTATGATCGTCATTACGTTTGTAGTAACTGGTTTGTTCCAAAAAATCGCAACGATCTTAAATCCAAGGGGGTCTTAA
- a CDS encoding nucleoside hydrolase translates to MRKKLLLDVDTGIDDALGIILAVKSEDADLIGITTVNGNVSLDQATTNTLKVLALLGAHYPVVKGANTPLIRPSFFEHSVHGEDGLGGALTTLEPNSEPTLGFAPDYMIEQAKRYPGELTLVMTGPLTNLALAIKKAPELVHLIKQVVYMGGAAFTHGNVTPVAEYNMYVDPEAARVVLHAGFSSITQIGLDVTRDALLTRADIASLPESTIKHFIADCTKHYMERYELRNGVAACALHDPLAVAYALNPDLTETAAYFMEVETNSRFCDGQTICDRQNRLEQAPNAYIALNLNANAFLCYFLTTIQH, encoded by the coding sequence ATGCGAAAAAAACTATTGCTTGATGTTGATACTGGGATCGACGATGCACTTGGTATCATCCTCGCGGTTAAGAGTGAGGATGCTGATTTAATTGGAATTACGACAGTCAATGGCAATGTTTCTCTAGATCAAGCAACTACTAATACATTAAAGGTTTTAGCGTTACTCGGGGCACATTATCCTGTTGTCAAAGGTGCGAACACACCACTCATTCGTCCTTCCTTTTTTGAACATAGCGTACACGGAGAAGATGGGCTCGGCGGAGCTCTCACAACGCTCGAGCCAAATAGCGAACCCACTCTTGGGTTTGCACCTGATTACATGATTGAACAAGCGAAGCGTTATCCTGGGGAGCTTACGCTTGTCATGACGGGACCTTTAACCAACTTAGCTTTAGCGATTAAAAAGGCCCCCGAGCTTGTTCATCTTATTAAACAAGTTGTTTATATGGGTGGAGCAGCGTTTACACACGGAAACGTGACTCCTGTGGCGGAATACAATATGTACGTTGACCCTGAAGCAGCCCGCGTCGTTTTACATGCTGGATTCTCATCCATTACGCAAATTGGGCTTGATGTGACACGTGATGCGTTATTAACAAGAGCAGACATTGCTTCTTTGCCAGAATCGACAATTAAGCATTTTATTGCCGACTGCACCAAGCATTATATGGAGCGATATGAGCTACGCAATGGCGTTGCAGCTTGCGCACTTCATGATCCGCTTGCTGTGGCGTATGCATTAAATCCAGATCTCACAGAAACAGCCGCTTATTTTATGGAAGTAGAAACAAACAGCCGTTTTTGCGATGGACAAACGATTTGCGATCGTCAAAATCGGCTAGAGCAGGCACCAAACGCCTATATTGCTTTAAACTTAAACGCTAATGCCTTTTTGTGTTATTTCTTAACAACCATTCAACACTAA
- a CDS encoding ABC transporter substrate-binding protein, translating into MKKQIARFIALPTTAFALAACGQSGDNGNAPTELVISTWGFAEDFFQEEIYAPFEEEHNVNIVVDIGNNAERLNRIRQGTATIDVIYLSDYYAQQGIEEGLFAELDRNNIPNIDELYDLAKAPLGEAYGPAFTVGQFGIAYNPNEVDAPIASWADLWNETLNNNITIPNITATTGPMFLDAASTVSGEESFDEDAAFAQLQELKGNIVKEYDRTSDFVNMFSQGEIAAGPFMEMYLNDLLAAVPETEFVTPSEGAYAVLNTVNVVEGSENQELAEAFINWHLSQEAQEASAKAKIDSPVNATVELTEEEAEGITYGEQTIESLHLLNMEYVNAESSKWIDRWNREIAN; encoded by the coding sequence ATGAAAAAACAGATTGCTCGCTTCATCGCGCTTCCAACTACCGCCTTTGCCCTTGCTGCTTGCGGACAGTCAGGTGACAATGGCAATGCACCAACAGAGCTTGTCATATCCACTTGGGGGTTTGCCGAGGATTTTTTCCAAGAAGAAATTTATGCTCCATTCGAAGAAGAGCATAACGTAAACATTGTTGTTGATATCGGCAATAACGCAGAACGATTAAACCGAATTCGCCAAGGTACAGCTACTATTGATGTTATTTACTTATCCGATTACTATGCTCAACAAGGAATTGAAGAAGGGCTATTTGCTGAATTAGATCGTAACAACATTCCAAACATTGACGAGCTTTATGATTTAGCTAAAGCTCCCCTGGGTGAAGCATACGGTCCTGCTTTTACAGTTGGCCAATTCGGTATAGCTTATAACCCTAATGAAGTCGATGCCCCCATTGCTAGCTGGGCCGACCTTTGGAATGAAACGCTTAACAACAACATAACGATTCCAAACATAACAGCCACAACGGGTCCGATGTTTCTAGACGCGGCTTCCACTGTTTCTGGTGAAGAAAGCTTTGATGAGGATGCTGCATTCGCACAGTTACAAGAGCTTAAAGGCAACATTGTGAAAGAATATGATCGTACGTCCGACTTTGTCAATATGTTCTCGCAAGGTGAAATTGCTGCTGGTCCATTCATGGAAATGTATTTAAATGACTTGCTAGCTGCTGTCCCTGAAACTGAATTTGTGACTCCTTCGGAAGGCGCCTATGCTGTATTAAACACAGTTAATGTTGTTGAAGGCAGTGAAAACCAGGAGCTAGCTGAAGCTTTCATTAACTGGCACCTCAGTCAAGAAGCGCAAGAAGCATCTGCGAAAGCAAAAATTGACTCCCCAGTAAACGCAACGGTTGAGCTTACAGAAGAAGAAGCAGAAGGCATTACGTACGGCGAACAAACGATTGAAAGCTTGCACTTGCTTAATATGGAATACGTAAATGCGGAATCTTCAAAATGGATTGACCGTTGGAATAGAGAAATTGCTAATTAA
- a CDS encoding DUF2294 domain-containing protein: MKLDTNENKKLLAQLYNDVSRDLFGVGTTLLKVTALGNLVTIQAKHKRAARSTALEGEIPSLKLEVDFHLSLLYKRKLTEQLHAHFSDQIEVVLRDYDAKTQWAFTNILFSPK, from the coding sequence ATGAAACTTGATACAAACGAAAACAAAAAATTGCTAGCTCAGCTTTATAATGATGTTTCCAGAGATTTATTTGGAGTTGGCACAACGTTGTTAAAAGTGACGGCGCTCGGAAATTTAGTTACCATTCAAGCAAAACATAAACGGGCTGCACGTTCAACTGCATTAGAAGGTGAAATACCTTCACTCAAATTAGAAGTAGATTTTCATCTTTCGCTATTGTACAAACGAAAGCTCACAGAACAACTCCATGCTCACTTCTCCGACCAGATCGAAGTCGTGTTGCGGGATTATGATGCGAAAACACAATGGGCTTTTACCAACATTCTCTTTTCACCAAAATGA
- a CDS encoding phosphatidylglycerophosphatase A family protein encodes MIHKITIDLAIENLEDRGVTIEDIMDLVYDLQKPYVPDLKKETCRHHVMKVLAKREVQNALLTGIELDRLAEKKQLSSPLQEIIAFDEGLYGVDEIIALSIVNVYGSIGLTNFGYIDKLKPGIIGKLNEHEDMGDACHTFLDDIVGAIAAAASSRLAHSEEGVGVRD; translated from the coding sequence ATGATACATAAAATTACGATTGATTTAGCAATCGAGAATTTAGAAGACCGTGGCGTAACAATTGAAGACATTATGGATCTTGTTTATGATTTGCAAAAGCCCTACGTCCCAGATCTAAAAAAAGAAACATGCCGCCACCATGTTATGAAAGTTTTAGCTAAACGGGAAGTTCAAAATGCGTTGTTAACAGGAATTGAATTGGACCGACTTGCAGAAAAGAAACAGCTTAGCTCACCACTACAAGAAATAATCGCTTTCGATGAAGGGCTTTACGGTGTAGATGAAATCATTGCCTTATCCATAGTAAATGTATATGGTTCAATTGGTTTAACGAACTTTGGCTATATCGATAAATTAAAGCCTGGCATAATTGGGAAGTTAAATGAACACGAAGATATGGGGGACGCTTGCCATACGTTTTTAGATGATATCGTTGGTGCAATTGCTGCAGCTGCCTCTAGTCGCCTTGCTCATTCTGAAGAAGGTGTAGGCGTCAGGGATTAA
- a CDS encoding NCS2 family permease has translation MDRFFKLGENQTSIKQEGVAGLTTFLAMAYILFVNPQILGAAGMDQGAVFVATALAALVGSILMGLIANYPIALAPGMGLNAFFAYTVVIGYGMSWQAALFAVFASGVIFVIITIFKLREMIINAIPEELKYATGAGIGLFIAFIGLKDAGIVVADPATLVSLGDLTQPTTLLAIFGVIVTIVLVVRGVKGAVFYGLALTAILGIVTGVNTLGNGVFSMPPSLAPTFGAAFDVSWTEEIFTLQMLIVILTFLFIVFFDTAGTLFAVATQAGFVKNNRLPRVGRALFADASASTLGSIFGTSTTTAYVESTSGVAVGGRTGLTAVFTGLFFALALFFSPLLDVITNEVTAPALIIVGVMMATALRHIDWTKMEIAIPVFFTVVTMPLTYSIATGIALGFVLYPLTMVVKGRGKELHPLMYLLFIVFILYLGFLPH, from the coding sequence ATGGATCGTTTTTTTAAGTTAGGTGAGAACCAAACATCGATCAAACAAGAAGGAGTAGCTGGGTTAACAACATTCCTAGCAATGGCTTATATCTTGTTTGTAAATCCACAGATACTTGGTGCTGCAGGAATGGATCAAGGTGCTGTGTTTGTAGCAACAGCGCTTGCCGCGCTTGTTGGTTCCATCTTAATGGGTTTAATTGCTAATTATCCAATTGCGCTTGCTCCAGGAATGGGGTTAAATGCATTTTTTGCTTATACAGTTGTTATTGGTTATGGTATGTCTTGGCAAGCAGCACTTTTTGCAGTGTTTGCCTCGGGAGTTATCTTCGTTATTATAACGATTTTTAAACTACGCGAAATGATTATTAATGCAATTCCAGAAGAATTAAAATATGCAACTGGTGCCGGAATAGGATTGTTTATTGCTTTTATCGGTTTAAAGGATGCAGGTATTGTAGTGGCAGATCCTGCTACACTCGTTTCATTAGGAGATTTAACACAGCCAACAACGTTGCTTGCGATTTTTGGTGTGATTGTAACGATTGTACTTGTTGTCCGAGGTGTTAAAGGAGCCGTTTTCTATGGACTTGCCTTAACTGCTATTTTAGGGATTGTCACAGGAGTTAATACATTGGGTAATGGTGTGTTTTCAATGCCACCAAGTTTAGCGCCTACTTTTGGAGCGGCATTTGATGTTAGTTGGACAGAAGAAATATTTACTTTGCAAATGCTTATTGTCATTTTAACGTTTTTATTTATTGTATTTTTTGATACAGCAGGTACTTTATTTGCGGTAGCCACACAGGCTGGTTTTGTGAAAAACAATCGTTTGCCACGTGTTGGACGTGCATTATTTGCAGATGCAAGTGCCTCTACTCTTGGTTCAATCTTCGGAACATCCACTACAACGGCTTATGTAGAGTCAACCTCTGGAGTTGCTGTAGGTGGACGAACAGGATTAACAGCAGTTTTTACTGGATTGTTTTTTGCTTTAGCATTGTTCTTCTCGCCATTACTTGATGTTATTACAAATGAAGTGACTGCTCCTGCATTAATTATCGTAGGTGTGATGATGGCCACTGCGCTTCGTCACATTGATTGGACAAAAATGGAGATTGCTATTCCTGTTTTCTTTACAGTTGTCACAATGCCACTTACGTATAGTATTGCGACAGGAATTGCATTAGGATTTGTGCTTTATCCATTAACAATGGTTGTTAAAGGACGTGGCAAAGAGCTTCATCCTCTTATGTACTTGTTGTTTATCGTCTTTATTCTTTATTTAGGTTTTTTACCTCATTAA
- a CDS encoding exosporium glycoprotein BclB-related protein, giving the protein MSIDKHKRCTRCRSSSCNCDPSLQFFNRTPNNGGENRGITGPTGPTGPGGGITGITGATGDPGPTGATGLAGATGATGDPGPTGATGLAGATGATGDPGVTGPTGATGLAGATGATGDPGPTGATGLAGATGATGDPGPTGATGLAGATGATGDPGPTGATGLAGATGATGDPGPTGATGLAGATGATGDPGPTGATGLAGATGATGDPGPTGATGLAGATGATGDPGPTGATGLAGATGATGDPGPTGATGLAGATGATGDPGVTGPTGDPGLAGATGATGDPGPTGATGLAGATGATGDPGVTGPTGATGVTGLTGATGVTGETGVTGVTGVTGVTGLTGATGVTGETGVTGVTGATGVTGIAGAGAIIPFSSGLPAVLTTIAGGLVGTNSLVGFGNSVTGVSILGGGTIDLTGAAGTLLNFAFSVPRDGTITSLSGYFSTTAALSLVGSTITITAQVFRSVGPAPDNVFAPIPGAVVTLAPPLTGILALGTISSGNATGLSIPVATGDRLLLVFTATAAGLSLINTVVGYASAGLGIS; this is encoded by the coding sequence ATGAGTATAGATAAACATAAACGTTGTACAAGATGTAGAAGTTCGTCATGTAATTGCGATCCTTCCTTGCAGTTCTTTAATCGCACACCAAACAATGGTGGAGAAAACAGGGGCATCACTGGACCTACTGGACCTACTGGGCCTGGAGGTGGTATTACTGGCATCACTGGAGCCACTGGCGATCCTGGGCCTACTGGCGCTACTGGCTTAGCTGGGGCTACTGGGGCCACCGGCGATCCTGGGCCTACTGGCGCTACTGGCTTAGCTGGAGCTACTGGAGCCACTGGCGATCCTGGGGTTACCGGTCCTACTGGCGCTACTGGCTTAGCTGGGGCTACTGGGGCCACCGGCGATCCTGGGCCTACTGGCGCTACTGGCTTAGCTGGGGCTACTGGGGCCACCGGCGATCCTGGGCCTACTGGCGCTACTGGCTTAGCTGGGGCTACTGGGGCCACCGGCGATCCTGGGCCTACTGGCGCTACTGGCTTAGCTGGGGCTACTGGGGCCACCGGCGATCCTGGGCCTACTGGCGCTACTGGCTTAGCTGGGGCTACTGGGGCCACCGGCGATCCTGGGCCTACTGGCGCTACTGGCTTAGCTGGGGCTACTGGGGCCACCGGCGATCCTGGGCCTACTGGCGCTACTGGCTTAGCTGGGGCTACTGGGGCCACCGGCGATCCTGGGCCTACTGGCGCTACTGGCTTAGCTGGGGCTACTGGGGCCACCGGCGATCCTGGGCCTACTGGCGCTACTGGCTTAGCTGGAGCTACTGGAGCCACTGGCGATCCTGGGGTTACCGGTCCTACTGGCGATCCTGGGTTAGCTGGAGCTACTGGAGCCACCGGCGATCCTGGGCCTACTGGCGCTACTGGCTTAGCTGGAGCTACTGGGGCTACTGGTGATCCTGGGGTTACTGGTCCTACCGGCGCTACTGGCGTTACTGGCTTAACAGGTGCTACCGGCGTTACTGGTGAGACAGGTGTTACTGGTGTTACTGGCGTTACTGGCGTTACTGGCTTAACAGGTGCTACCGGTGTTACTGGTGAGACAGGTGTTACTGGCGTTACTGGTGCGACAGGTGTGACCGGTATTGCTGGAGCAGGTGCCATCATTCCGTTTTCATCAGGTCTTCCTGCCGTTTTAACAACGATTGCCGGTGGGCTTGTAGGCACAAACAGCCTTGTCGGTTTTGGCAACTCTGTTACTGGGGTCAGCATACTTGGTGGAGGCACGATCGATCTCACTGGCGCAGCTGGTACTCTATTAAACTTTGCCTTCTCTGTTCCAAGGGATGGAACAATCACATCTCTTTCTGGTTACTTTAGTACTACAGCAGCACTTTCTTTAGTTGGATCCACCATTACAATTACGGCACAAGTTTTTAGATCAGTAGGTCCAGCTCCTGACAACGTTTTTGCCCCTATTCCTGGAGCGGTTGTTACCTTAGCTCCACCTTTAACTGGAATTTTGGCATTAGGCACAATTTCAAGCGGAAATGCAACTGGCTTATCCATTCCAGTTGCGACTGGAGACCGTTTGTTACTAGTCTTTACTGCTACTGCTGCAGGACTTTCACTAATTAACACAGTTGTAGGATATGCAAGTGCAGGTTTAGGTATTAGTTAA
- a CDS encoding proline dehydrogenase family protein: MVLDQPLRSFFMQLAKSKPLNKAAKKWGLKFGASQVVAGATLEDAMANVKILNSKGLACTLDHLGEFVTEREEAIESTEACLNVLRAINETQVECNLSLKMTQLGLDIDEAFCIENMKRICQTARSFNIFIRIDMEDYSHCEQTLRILAILREEYDNVGTVIQAYLHRSEADVLSLKGVPLRLVKGAYKESETVAFQEKSKVDENYLTIIYKHLDSGSYTAIATHDHTIIEKVKRYADTNQISRDQFEFQMLYGFREALQKELVSEGYKVRLYVPFGTDWFGYFMRRLAERPQNIVFALRGFFKK; the protein is encoded by the coding sequence ATGGTCCTTGACCAGCCACTTCGATCGTTTTTTATGCAGCTTGCTAAAAGCAAACCACTTAATAAGGCAGCTAAAAAATGGGGCCTAAAGTTTGGAGCATCACAAGTTGTAGCAGGAGCGACACTCGAAGACGCGATGGCGAATGTGAAGATTTTAAACAGCAAGGGATTAGCGTGTACGCTTGATCACTTAGGTGAATTTGTAACAGAACGTGAAGAAGCAATTGAATCAACTGAGGCTTGTCTTAATGTATTGCGTGCAATTAACGAAACGCAAGTAGAATGCAATCTTTCATTAAAAATGACCCAGCTCGGTCTGGATATTGATGAAGCATTTTGCATTGAAAATATGAAACGTATTTGCCAAACAGCTCGTAGTTTTAATATTTTTATTCGGATTGATATGGAAGATTATTCTCATTGCGAACAAACATTGCGCATCTTAGCAATCTTACGTGAAGAGTATGATAATGTTGGTACCGTCATTCAAGCCTACTTACATCGTTCAGAAGCTGATGTTCTCTCACTTAAAGGAGTGCCTCTTCGCCTTGTTAAAGGAGCATATAAAGAATCAGAAACAGTCGCTTTCCAAGAAAAAAGCAAAGTTGATGAAAACTATTTAACGATTATCTATAAGCATCTAGATAGTGGCAGCTATACGGCAATTGCTACTCATGACCATACCATTATTGAAAAAGTTAAACGATATGCAGACACAAACCAAATCTCACGTGATCAATTTGAATTCCAAATGCTTTATGGTTTTCGTGAAGCATTACAAAAAGAATTGGTTTCTGAAGGTTATAAAGTTCGTCTCTATGTCCCATTTGGTACGGATTGGTTTGGTTACTTCATGCGCCGTCTTGCTGAACGCCCACAGAATATTGTGTTTGCGTTACGAGGATTCTTTAAAAAATAA